One window of the Streptomyces sp. TS71-3 genome contains the following:
- a CDS encoding transposase family protein, which yields MVTYVATLDVPRHVVDHLSRLLAAHRRRLGTPRGSRALGPFRQAVLVLRWFREQACVHCLARDAGVSQATGYRYLHEGIDALAAQAPDLHDVLNRCRREGMTHVILDGTLIESDRLAGVRDNGNDLWFSQKHKAFGGNVQFLSSPNGTPLWVSDVEPGSTPDITAARIHVLPVLYKAAADGLPTLADKGYIGAGIGIHIPVRRPQGRSEQALHTDTRTTNTLIRDLRALGERAAAELKERWRALKKVSLSPSRIGDIARAALVLNGILK from the coding sequence TTGGTCACCTATGTTGCCACGCTCGATGTTCCGCGCCATGTCGTGGATCACCTTTCACGACTGCTGGCCGCCCACCGGCGACGGTTGGGCACTCCGCGGGGGTCGCGGGCGCTGGGTCCGTTCCGTCAGGCCGTGCTGGTGCTGCGCTGGTTCCGCGAGCAGGCGTGCGTGCACTGTCTGGCCCGCGACGCCGGGGTCTCCCAGGCCACCGGCTACCGCTACCTCCACGAAGGCATCGACGCGCTGGCCGCCCAAGCCCCCGACTTGCACGACGTCCTGAACCGCTGCCGGCGGGAAGGAATGACGCACGTGATTTTGGACGGCACACTCATCGAGTCCGACCGTCTCGCCGGCGTCCGCGACAACGGCAACGACCTGTGGTTCAGCCAGAAGCACAAGGCGTTCGGCGGCAACGTGCAGTTCCTGTCCTCCCCGAACGGCACCCCGCTGTGGGTCTCCGATGTCGAGCCCGGCTCCACCCCCGACATCACAGCGGCCCGTATCCACGTCCTGCCCGTTCTGTACAAGGCCGCCGCCGACGGTTTGCCGACTCTTGCCGACAAGGGTTACATCGGCGCCGGAATCGGCATCCACATCCCGGTGCGCCGCCCCCAGGGTAGATCTGAGCAAGCCCTCCACACCGATACCCGAACCACGAACACCCTGATCAGAGATCTGCGCGCCCTCGGCGAACGCGCAGCCGCCGAACTCAAGGAACGCTGGCGCGCGCTCAAGAAGGTCTCGCTCAGTCCCAGCCGGATCGGCGACATCGCCCGTGCCGCACTCGTCCTCAACGGAATCTTGAAATGA
- a CDS encoding thymidine phosphorylase — protein sequence MDAISIIRAKRDAQPLTDPQIDWIIDAYTHGTVADEQMSALAMAILLNGMTRREISRWTAAMIASGERLDITGALAAGTAQTPHATATPGAPGTPGARGATPGPTTDKHSTGGVGDKITLPLAPLVAACGATVPQLSGRGLGHTGGTLDKLESIPGWRARLSNAEMLDVLRSAGCVVCAAGDGLAPADRKLYALRDVTGTVESIPLIASSIMSKKIAEGTGSLVLDVKVGTGAFMKTVEDARELATTMVGLGTDHGVRTVALLTGMSTPLGLTAGNALEVRESLEVLAGGGPADVVELTLALAREMLDAAGLADADPAKALADGSAMDAWRRMISAQGGDPDAPLPTSRHQHIVTAPATGVVTRLDAYDVGVAAWRLGAGRARKEDPVQAAAGVELHAKPGDEVTKGAPLMTLHTDTPDRFDYATEALTTSYDIAPLGTEVPVAPIVRERIA from the coding sequence ATGGACGCCATCTCGATCATCCGGGCAAAGCGCGACGCGCAACCCCTCACCGACCCCCAGATCGACTGGATCATCGACGCCTACACCCACGGCACCGTCGCGGACGAACAGATGTCCGCCCTGGCCATGGCCATCCTCCTGAACGGCATGACCCGAAGGGAGATCTCCCGCTGGACGGCAGCCATGATCGCCTCAGGTGAACGCCTGGACATCACGGGCGCCCTGGCGGCCGGCACGGCGCAGACCCCGCACGCCACAGCGACACCGGGGGCGCCGGGGACACCGGGTGCCCGGGGCGCCACCCCCGGCCCCACCACCGACAAGCACTCGACCGGCGGCGTGGGCGACAAGATCACCCTCCCCCTCGCCCCCCTCGTGGCCGCCTGCGGAGCCACCGTCCCGCAACTCTCCGGCCGCGGCCTCGGCCACACCGGCGGCACCCTCGACAAGCTGGAGTCCATCCCGGGCTGGCGGGCCCGCCTCAGCAACGCGGAGATGCTCGACGTGCTCCGCTCCGCCGGCTGCGTCGTCTGCGCCGCCGGCGACGGCCTCGCCCCGGCCGACCGCAAGCTGTACGCGCTGCGGGACGTCACCGGCACGGTCGAGTCGATCCCGCTGATCGCCTCCTCGATCATGTCGAAGAAGATCGCCGAGGGCACGGGCTCCCTGGTGCTCGACGTGAAGGTCGGCACGGGAGCGTTCATGAAGACGGTCGAGGACGCCCGCGAGCTGGCCACCACGATGGTCGGGCTCGGCACCGACCACGGCGTGCGGACGGTCGCCCTGCTCACCGGGATGTCCACGCCCCTCGGGCTCACCGCGGGCAACGCACTGGAGGTCCGCGAGTCCTTGGAGGTGCTGGCCGGCGGCGGCCCCGCGGACGTCGTCGAACTCACCCTGGCGCTGGCCCGCGAGATGCTGGACGCGGCCGGCCTGGCGGACGCCGACCCGGCGAAGGCCCTCGCCGACGGCTCCGCGATGGACGCCTGGCGCCGGATGATCAGCGCCCAGGGCGGCGACCCGGACGCCCCGCTGCCCACCTCCCGCCACCAGCACATCGTCACCGCCCCCGCCACCGGCGTGGTGACCCGGCTCGACGCCTACGACGTCGGCGTGGCCGCCTGGCGCCTCGGCGCGGGCCGCGCCCGCAAGGAGGACCCCGTCCAGGCCGCGGCGGGCGTCGAACTCCACGCGAAGCCGGGCGACGAGGTCACCAAGGGCGCCCCCCTCATGACCCTGCACACCGACACCCCGGACCGCTTCGACTACGCCACCGAGGCCCTCACCACGTCCTACGACATCGCCCCCCTGGGCACGGAGGTGCCGGTGGCACCGATTGTGCGGGAACGTATTGCCTGA